A genomic segment from Echeneis naucrates chromosome 20, fEcheNa1.1, whole genome shotgun sequence encodes:
- the LOC115061281 gene encoding sialic acid-binding Ig-like lectin 14, with the protein MAVLLVKMAATVGVLLSVVFVSGDSAHCKKENNLYITAPKEMEALSGSCLQIPCNFRPRPGEGFVNTTQIVGVWIKRDPAFGNKPEYVVFNSSKNTQKYPMNVTGNLNQQVCTTLFYNLTKSYKDTYFFRVESQPFRATAICDPLQITVRDSPPSPTIELSGELKEAGLLGITCSAPSPCPLSPPHLNWSDTESPQNQQENTDGTFRTKIQKNITLSDRHDGYSFTCSARYPVDGGRTFKMAESNQTLSVSYAPKETSASISPSGPVSAGTWVNLTCSSRAKPPVSSFTWFKESQAGDVNVSVGDFYTFNATAGGVYYCKATNDVGEQTSERICLSIKGDRFRWELILGGIVGIIVLICLLICVWYLWSTLGATQQPQSQTDEDSSKKTEELHYGELDLSKLRAEPSALEDRGQQQDTIYSEVKTSRTENSSTADGLEGLYAEVKKK; encoded by the exons GTGATTCAGCTCATTGTAAGAAGGAAAATAACCTCTACATCACTGCACCAAAGGAGATGGAAGCACTGAGTGGATCCTGTCTGCAGATCCCGTGTAACTTCAGACCTCGACCTGGAGAGGGGTttgtcaacacaacacaaatcgTTGGAGTCTGGATAAAAAGAGATCCTGCTTTTGGAAATAAACCTGAATATGTGGTTTTCAACAGCAGTAAGAACACTCAGAAATATCCAATGAATGTTACAGGAAACCTGAATCAGCAAGTCTGCACcacattattttataatttgacCAAAAGCTACAAAGACACATATTTCTTCAGAGTTGAGTCGCAGCCATTCAGAGCAACAGCTATTTGTGATCCTCTTCAGATAACAGTTAGAG ATTCTCCTCCCAGTCCCACGATTGAGCTCTCAGGTGAGCTGAAGGAGGCGGGGCTTCTGGGTATAACCTGCTCAGCTCCCTCTCCCTGcccactctctcctcctcatctcaaCTGGAGCGACACAGAGAGCCCTCAGAACCAACAGGAGAACACAGATGGAACCTTCAGGACTAAAATCCAGAAGAACATcactctgtcagacagacatGATGGATACAGCTTCACCTGTTCTGCCCGGTATCCTGTGGACGGAGGACGAACCTTCAAGATGGCCGAGTCTAACCAGACTCTCAGTGTTTCCT ACGCCCCGAAGGAAACGTCAGcatccatcagtccatcaggtCCGGTGTCAGCAGGTACGTGGGTGAACCTGACCTGCTCCAGCAGAGCCAAGCCTCCAGTCAGCAGCTTCACCTGGTTCAAGGAGAGCCAAGCTGGAGACGTCAACGTGTCTGTGGGAGACTTTTACACTTTCAACGCCACAGCTGGAGGAGTTTATTACTGCAAGGCCACCAATGATGTTGGTGAACAAACATCAGAAAGGATCTGTCTGAGCATTAAAG gAGATCGTTTTAGATGGGAACTTATTCTTGGAGGAATCGTCGGGATCATCGTTCTCATTTGCTTGCTCATCTGTGTTTG GTATTTATGGTCAACGCTTGGAGCTACACAACAGCCTCAG AGTCAAACAGATGAAGATTCATCCAAGAAAACAGAAGAGCTCCATTATGGAGAGCTTGACTTATCCAAGCTGAGAGCAGAGCCGTCCGctctggaggacagaggacagcagcaggacacCATCTACTCAGAGGTCAAAACGTCCAGGACAGAGAACAGCTCCACTGCGGACGGCCTCGAGGGGCTCTACGCTgaagtgaagaagaaatga